The Methanolacinia paynteri genome includes a region encoding these proteins:
- a CDS encoding helix-hairpin-helix domain-containing protein: MIPEKIEVFDNSGKKIRLIFTGKSGGEGAIYAIEGEPDNCAKIFFKTGISEELHEKILTMVKYPPGGGLTKPADEISSSSIAWPSSPLYMADNGKRRFVGYAMPKIDTGMFRESHMYYDPGDRLKMLGGSFSWQYLMTAAYNISFVVSKIHEIGHCVGDFSPRNILIARTAAVSFIDCDSFQVSNPETGRTFYTKVGTGELLPPELMGKNFRKEEITRHNSDLFALGIVIFRLLMNGAHPYQAAGKDVWDLPTIEQKTLRGIYPYVPQKGKDIRPPRYAPAYGIVPPCIRDLFSECFVKGHGDPLKRPSADDWCRCLADEIRKLKRCNTNPNHWYGGHLKECPWCELSRRGGKDLFPYTKTKIKTGENRQIAHSASGPAQIKSCLIQCDPRHFSFRTDSGTTVKGKIEVEISGCKDGKLSVGRDAAWITDIRKTGESGNKKTFEFVIEPSKIPNKKEGIRYRANILLRAASETKKVPVEIGFSLRPLCEPESQKIILRGIDLKNPTDILFSVKNAGEGTLTGTAETDREWLKISPESFSAGDRQEFRIKILPEKSRKSLIHGNLIFKTNGGNLKVPLFASETLSCS; encoded by the coding sequence ATGATCCCGGAAAAAATTGAAGTCTTCGATAACTCCGGAAAGAAGATACGGCTGATCTTTACAGGCAAAAGCGGAGGGGAAGGAGCAATCTACGCCATCGAAGGAGAACCAGACAACTGCGCAAAGATATTTTTCAAAACCGGAATCTCCGAAGAGCTCCACGAAAAGATCCTGACGATGGTGAAATATCCGCCCGGCGGAGGACTCACGAAACCTGCAGACGAGATCTCCTCGAGTTCGATAGCATGGCCCTCTTCCCCCCTGTACATGGCAGACAACGGAAAACGCAGATTTGTCGGTTATGCAATGCCCAAAATAGATACCGGGATGTTCAGGGAATCGCACATGTATTACGATCCCGGCGACCGGCTTAAAATGCTTGGCGGGTCATTCTCGTGGCAGTATCTCATGACAGCCGCATACAACATCTCGTTCGTCGTCTCGAAGATCCACGAAATAGGACATTGCGTAGGGGACTTCAGCCCGAGAAATATCCTGATAGCACGAACGGCTGCAGTATCGTTCATCGACTGTGATTCCTTCCAGGTGAGCAATCCGGAAACCGGCAGGACATTCTACACAAAGGTCGGGACGGGCGAACTCCTCCCCCCCGAACTAATGGGAAAAAACTTCAGGAAGGAGGAGATTACCAGGCACAACTCCGATCTGTTTGCACTTGGAATAGTGATCTTCAGACTGCTCATGAACGGTGCACACCCCTACCAGGCAGCAGGAAAAGATGTCTGGGACCTCCCGACTATCGAACAGAAAACCCTGAGGGGGATCTATCCGTATGTTCCGCAGAAGGGAAAGGACATCCGGCCGCCAAGATATGCACCTGCATACGGCATCGTTCCCCCGTGCATCAGGGATCTTTTTTCAGAGTGTTTTGTCAAAGGGCATGGAGATCCGCTCAAAAGACCTTCGGCTGACGACTGGTGCAGATGCCTTGCGGATGAGATAAGAAAACTGAAAAGATGCAACACAAACCCCAACCACTGGTACGGAGGGCACCTGAAGGAGTGCCCGTGGTGCGAACTATCCCGGAGAGGAGGAAAAGATCTCTTCCCATATACAAAAACAAAGATTAAAACAGGGGAGAACAGGCAGATTGCCCATTCGGCCTCCGGCCCCGCCCAGATAAAATCCTGCCTCATCCAATGCGATCCCCGGCACTTCAGTTTCAGGACGGACTCCGGCACCACTGTCAAAGGAAAAATCGAAGTAGAGATCTCGGGCTGCAAAGACGGAAAACTTTCAGTCGGAAGAGATGCGGCATGGATCACCGACATCCGGAAGACGGGAGAATCAGGGAATAAAAAGACCTTCGAATTTGTTATAGAACCTTCAAAAATTCCCAATAAAAAAGAGGGCATCAGGTACAGGGCAAATATCCTGCTCAGGGCAGCATCCGAGACAAAAAAAGTTCCTGTAGAGATTGGCTTCTCCCTTCGGCCCCTGTGCGAACCGGAAAGCCAAAAGATAATCCTGAGAGGAATCGATCTTAAAAATCCAACGGACATCCTGTTTTCAGTAAAAAATGCAGGAGAAGGAACCCTGACCGGTACCGCAGAGACAGACAGGGAATGGCTGAAGATCAGCCCGGAATCTTTCTCTGCAGGAGACAGGCAGGAATTCAGGATAAAAATTCTCCCGGAAAAGTCACGCAAATCACTTATTCACGGGAATCTGATCTTCAAAACAAATGGCGGGAATCTTAAAGTTCCTCTTTTCGCTTCTGAAACTCTATCGTGCTCCTAG